CTCTACAAGGAGCGAGTCTACTCGAAGACGGCCAACTTTGACAGGTGGGACGCAATTAAGGAGATCATCGCGTTCTGGGAAACCGAAGTCCTTCGTATTTACGATCGCTTGGCGGAAGAGGTGAAAGCGCCCGATGTCATTGAGCAAGCCAAGGCCGCGTGGGAGGTGTCCTATGACAAGCAATGCACTGCAATCAGCGAAGCCTACGCGTCGAAGCCCGGATCAATTGCCTGGGATCGTTCTCTTGCCGCTCAACTGAATCTCGTGCGCAGCCATGCTTTAAGTCTATCGACTTGGGGGCAACCGGTGGGGTTGTGAGTGTTGTGGGAGATCAACTTTAATACCTAAAATCCCATATCTTATATGTAATACTACAGGTAATGCCACCAATAAGAAACAAGAGAACGCCATCTACGCCCGAAAGTAATAATGGGAAGGCTGTCGCCCAGACGACCCCGACCCCAATCACCCTAATCACGATATTCAGAGGTTTTTTGGGTTGGCGTTTTTTTGAACGATTTGGGGATTGAGCCTTAGAGTGTGAGTTTATACCTGATTTTGGTCTAGTATCCGCTTGCTTGTGCCTCTTTTCTGAGTGATTTCCTTTTACTGGCATTGCCTTATTAATCACACCAGCCTTGAAAGGCGGGGGAGTCTTCGGAAGAGCATTAGCGAGTTCAATCGCCTCATGGATTGGCTTCCATTGCTCCATGGCTTCAGTCCAGTAGAAATCATTGCGATTGAACCTACCCGATGAGATTTGATCCTTCAGTTCTTCTTCAGGGAATGGACCAGCTTGTTTGCCTGAACTAGTGATGTAATATAGCTTCATAGACTGTCGTTTTCAGCTGGCACGTCAGGGACATTTTGTGGTATTGGCTCATCCGATTGTGCTTTCCCATCCAGAAATAATTGGAGCAAGACATACCATCCGATAATTCCAATAATAGCTATCTTCCCCAAATGTCCAAGAGTTCCACCCAGTAGTGGTATTCCAAAGCTTGCGTTCCAGAACATGTGTAGCCCTACAATCAAAATAAAGATCTTGTAGAACTTTGGCTTTTTTATGTCGTCAAGGAATCCATTGGAGCTTTCTCGACATCTCCAAAGGGCTCCAACTGTAATTGAAGTCCAAGCAACATGGCAAAGTGGCGAGAATATAGCACGCTGTAAAATAACAGATCCAATGTGCTCGGAAGCATCGTATCCATACGCATAAGAGACTTCGATAACTGTAAGTAGTGCTTCGTAAACATAACCAGCCGTTTCAAAGATAGCAAAGCCAACGCCAATCCCGGCACCAATGACTAGGCCGTCACGCGTAGAAGATGCATTTATCCATTTACGACTCACAATAATCGCAGCCAATAATTTGGCACTCTCTTCTATCGGTCCAGATAAACTAGCGCCAAGAAAGCCAAAGCTGTTCGCTACATCAGTGCGGTGCAATAGAAGTGTGAAGATTAACGAAGCAACTCCACCTAGAATTACTAATTTCACAATTCGATAAGGCGTAATCGCTCTTGTGCCACATAACTCTAAGATGAATATATATGTGGCTGATGGAATCAATGAACATGCAATAAATAGATAGCCGGGGAATAGCTTGAGGTTTTCGAACTGATATAGTCCCCATAGCATTAAAGCTCCAGCTAAGCCTCCCCATAACAGTATTCTTGAGAAGAACCATGGTGTCCCTCCATGATATACGTTGGGAGTGAAAATTGCATCTGCTTCTACCTCTGAATGCTTGGAAAATGCAGAATCTATAACCCGTTTCCATGGCACTGGTTTAAGGGGAGGAAGTTCAGTTATTTTGTCAATCTGATCAAAAAATTTACGTTTGAGAGAAACATTTGCATCAGCACCGGTCAGGGGGCCGGGTTCGCCATCAGATTTAAGAGGGCCCTGATACTTCGGAGGGGGCGGAGGAGCACTTGGCAAATCCAAAACCTCATTAAGTGGCTTCCACTCTTCCATGCCTTCGGCCCAACAATAAATATTGCGGGCTATTTTCTTCTGCTCAACCGATTCTTTAAGCTCATCCTCGCTGTATGGCCCTGACTGACCATCGCTTTCAGTAATGTAATATTGCTTCATGGTTTACTTGTCTTTGTTCATTCGGTTGTCGCATTTCTTCCTTAGTGTTTAATTCTCACTATGCATCTGCTGTAGATTTATCGCGCCCACTACTTGGCTGTAGAGTAAGATGAATAGGGTAAGGTGCCCAATCTCTATCAATACGGCGAAGTAGGGGAACCACGCCAGAGTTAACGCGCAAACGGTAAGTATAGAAAAGGCCAATGCTAACCCACCTGTTTCATATGGCAGAGTATAACCGCTTTTCCTTAGTCCCCCAACAAGTTTTGGCCATGTTATAAAAGCCCAATAGAAGTTATATATTGGGACGAACATCAGTCCTACGGCCTTGCCTGGAGTTGTTACGCGACTGGATTCATCGATTGCTTGCCAGCATTTATAGTGAAGAATGCATGCGTATATAATGGCGACGATCGAAGGGATCGAAAGGATGATTTCTAGGGAGTCATTTTTATTTCTGTAAAATACAAAGGAACTGATGTTGGATCCTAGTGAACATGCTGTTGCTATGCTCATCCATAGCAAGGCAGGCTTCCAGTTGATCGCATTCTGCTGAAGTTGATTTCCCGGGGGGATATGAACCGGCGGAGGTGGCATGTTTGGAGGACTCGGGGGCGGAACTTTACCTCCCTCAAATTGGAGCGTTTCACTTATCGGAGACCAGTCGCTCATTTCTTCATGCCAGCATAGATCAAAGTAGCTGTATTCTCCAGTCGAGAGCTTCTCTCTAAGTTCCTCTTCGGAGACGGGGCCGAGTTGCTCCTGATTGTGCAGGATATAATATTTTTTATCCATTTTACGAAAGTATCCACGTTATCAATATGCCGACAGATAGAGTAACCCCTAGGCCTACGAAAAATAAGATTAGAAGCTTAATTAGGTCAGCGTCCCTCCCGTTGTCATCATAGAAGAGAGTGAGTGAATTCACTTTCAATGGCGTGCCGTTTGAATCCTTTCTCCATCCATAAATGCCGCCTTTGTGATGGGCATATACTCGGAAGATTATAATTGCAGCGATTCCGATGGGGCCTAGGAAGACTGCAAATTGCAAAAGCATGTGAGGCTGCCATTTTTGATACCACGTGATAATGCTCGGCTGACTGTTTGCGTCACGTTCCGTGACAATTTTCGAAGCATAGTGTAAAGGTGGAGGCGGCGGAGTTGATTGCCTTGGCGGCGGTGGCGGGGGAGAAGAATTCATGTTGAGTAGCTTTTTCGATGTTTGAGTCGTGAGTTTTTAGCAGGAATCCTAAGGGATGATGTTTAGTATCGGTTCGCTCCGAATCGTTAAAGTTGAGAAAAACTGACTGCCCCAGTCTTACATCGATAATTTCACCAATGTCGACTTTTCGGGGAGAGTTCCATTTTACCCGTTGTTTATATTCAATAGCCTGCTTATATCCGGGAGCATATTTCTCCAAGATATCATCAATTCCAGTGAAGCGCACCATCGTATACAATTCACCATTTTTAATTTGGATTTGTCGAAACCCTAGAAGCAATGCCAGTGTTTTGTCTTTCTCTGACCAATAATCGGGGTAGAAACCCGTGTAAGCGGTGCAATCGTTTAAAAAGCTAGGCGGGTCCGATTTTAAAAAACCACTCAGAAGCGGTCTTCCGAAAGTCGAGAAATTAGATTCAGTCCACTCACCATCACTACTATTGGGGCAATTGACTTCTAGCAAAGCTTCGTCAGGCCAGTCGCTGGAGCTTGTGCCGGTAATTGTAGTGTCTGAATCTGAACAACCGGCACATGAGATAATGGCGATAGCTAATAAAGATTTATATTTTAATTTTCGCATTAGAATAAATGTAACTGGTCACTTACGAACGGCCCATATCCCGGCTTGGTCTTGGACTCCTTGTTGTTTCAGCCGTTGATTTGCAGAAACACGGTATTGCCCAGAGATCTGCTCTCCTTCAATGACGCCCATCCATGTAATTGGCATTCCTTCGCCAGCGTCTGAACTAAATGAAATGCGATCTTTTTCGATTAGGCCGTTAATTGGAGCACTCCCGCCTAGATTGCCTGTGATATTTATGTAGCCAGTGACATCATTTCCATCAAGCTTGAGTATCAGAATGATTTGAGCCTTCCCACCATAGGTCTGGTTTTCACAGAATCCCTCGTATGTGCCTTCGGCTTTTGGACTGCATCCAGTGAAGCTAAGTAGCAACAAGGAGAATAGGAATACGACAAGGCTGCTAATCCTAAAACGATTCATTTAATCTTTGGGGGGTAGGGTAATGGCTCTTCGCGTAAGCGAGGATTGAGTGGGCATTTTAAATCGAAAAATACGGACTTGTCTAACGAAAAAAGCATAGACGTTCTTTCGTTAGAAATACTTTAATCA
The nucleotide sequence above comes from Coraliomargarita algicola. Encoded proteins:
- a CDS encoding DUF4339 domain-containing protein, which produces MKLYYITSSGKQAGPFPEEELKDQISSGRFNRNDFYWTEAMEQWKPIHEAIELANALPKTPPPFKAGVINKAMPVKGNHSEKRHKQADTRPKSGINSHSKAQSPNRSKKRQPKKPLNIVIRVIGVGVVWATAFPLLLSGVDGVLLFLIGGITCSITYKIWDFRY
- a CDS encoding PrsW family glutamic-type intramembrane protease, translating into MKQYYITESDGQSGPYSEDELKESVEQKKIARNIYCWAEGMEEWKPLNEVLDLPSAPPPPPKYQGPLKSDGEPGPLTGADANVSLKRKFFDQIDKITELPPLKPVPWKRVIDSAFSKHSEVEADAIFTPNVYHGGTPWFFSRILLWGGLAGALMLWGLYQFENLKLFPGYLFIACSLIPSATYIFILELCGTRAITPYRIVKLVILGGVASLIFTLLLHRTDVANSFGFLGASLSGPIEESAKLLAAIIVSRKWINASSTRDGLVIGAGIGVGFAIFETAGYVYEALLTVIEVSYAYGYDASEHIGSVILQRAIFSPLCHVAWTSITVGALWRCRESSNGFLDDIKKPKFYKIFILIVGLHMFWNASFGIPLLGGTLGHLGKIAIIGIIGWYVLLQLFLDGKAQSDEPIPQNVPDVPAENDSL
- a CDS encoding DUF4339 domain-containing protein, with protein sequence MDKKYYILHNQEQLGPVSEEELREKLSTGEYSYFDLCWHEEMSDWSPISETLQFEGGKVPPPSPPNMPPPPVHIPPGNQLQQNAINWKPALLWMSIATACSLGSNISSFVFYRNKNDSLEIILSIPSIVAIIYACILHYKCWQAIDESSRVTTPGKAVGLMFVPIYNFYWAFITWPKLVGGLRKSGYTLPYETGGLALAFSILTVCALTLAWFPYFAVLIEIGHLTLFILLYSQVVGAINLQQMHSEN